The Megalobrama amblycephala isolate DHTTF-2021 linkage group LG7, ASM1881202v1, whole genome shotgun sequence genome window below encodes:
- the LOC125271819 gene encoding uncharacterized protein LOC125271819, translated as MKNLSTITKISLGTERANLTAFRCSCVAGKGFCNHVVALLYQTAHFSQLCLPVVPPPLACTSELQRWHRPRTQGIHPEAASELVVRKPKTVGKSGLRSTLYRAYSGPLPDPDIMASGAKLRQLHPQCLMALVLDDSEELELTPSKFGPVPRGSPMSYHCPPEKNTGFILHHMAPEFPTLPLMQHSLSSLQFVPTIHQLMHLQSLQVSAEMSSECEKGTREQSKCPAWAQLRRSRLTASRFRGACCYKKGSVEQESAARALAAQMIRGSARQTTAMKRGLLMESEVLAYYAELMRVNVLPVGFIIHPNSPHLGASPDGRVYDPSESPPFGLVEVKCSTKNDVSQVAHLKMQDGNATLRHSHTYYWQVQGQLAVSGLEWCDFVTDTLTTLTVERVWRDNHFITEMKEKLDLFYYNSYMDVYIESN; from the exons ATGAAGAATTTATCCACGATTACCAAG ATCTCACTCGGAACAGAAAGGGCAAACTTAACGGCCTTTAGATGTAGTTGTGTGGCTGGAAAAGGGTTTTGCAACCATGTAGTTGCACTCTTGTACCAGACTGCACATTTTTCACAGCTCTGCCTGCCTGTTGTTCCACCTCCTCTGGCCTGCACTAGTGAGTTACAGAGATGGCACCGACCAAGAACACAG GGGATCCATCCTGAAGCTGCCAGTGAGCTTGTTGTGCGAAAGCCAAAAACAGTGGGCAAGAGTGGTCTGAGGTCTACACTGTACAGAGCATATTCAG GACCACTTCCAGATCCTGACATTATGGCATCAGGAGCCAAACTCCGCCAGCTGCACCCCCAGTGTCTCATGGCTCTTGTTTTAGATGACTCAGAGGAGCTGGAGCTGACACCATCGAAATTTGGGCCTGTGCCACGTGGATCACCAATGTCCTATCATTGTCCACCTGAAAAAAACACTGGCTTCATATTGCACCACATGGCTCCAGAATTCCCAACTCTTCCTTTGATGCAGCATAGTTTGTCTAGCCTGCAATTTGTGCCAACAATACATCAGCTAATGCATCTCCAATCTTTGCAAGTGTCAGCGGAAATGTCTTCTGAGTGTGAGAAGGGAACAAGAGAGCAGTCCAAATGTCCTGCATGGGCACAGCTTCGACGTTCAAGGCTGACGGCCAGTCGTTTTCGGGGTGCATGTTGCTACAAGAAGGGAAGTGTGGAGCAGGAGTCCGCAGCCAGGGCATTAGCTGCTCAAATGATCAGAGGCTCAGCGAGACAAACAACAGCAATGAAGCGTGGTTTGCTGATGGAGTCTGAGGTGCTGGCATACTATGCTGAACTTATGCGTGTGAATGTGCTGCCTGTAGGATTCATCATTCATCCCAACTCACCACATCTTGGAGCCAGCCCAGACGGGAGGGTGTATGATCCCTCAGAATCACCCCCATTCGGTCTTGTTGAGGTAAAATGCAGCACAAAGAATGATGTGTCTCAGGTTGCTCACCTCAAGATGCAGGATGGTAATGCCACTTTGAGGCATTCTCACACCTATTACTGGCAGGTTCAGGGCCAATTGGCAGTGTCTGGACTGGAATGGTGCGACTTTGTCACTGACACACTGACAACATTAACTGTAGAGAGAGTATGGCGCGATAATCACTTTATTACAGAAATGAAGGAGAAACTagatttgttttattacaaCAGCTACATGGATGTGTACAttgaatcaaattaa
- the LOC125271818 gene encoding uncharacterized protein LOC125271818 produces the protein MAESKNRSFCCVPGCSCCNQKQPYLSFHSFPSDQATRNLWIHAVRREEGPNFSVRKGNTYVCSRHFAKEDYFGGTTISRLKSGVVPSLFPWNNFTAPLKRESVFERVNKRQLVPSQADDNSAASKAIKMDHDYVTHPPAGALDEALGYIEDLEARLKRVDLPSPTLFSRYCASDDQIRFYTKFPSEGLFRIFWESIAPSASRLVYWTKAKRIGDEACPEPSPPRIMPLIDEFLMYSFRVAVGMKEQLIADMFNVSIATVSRVTITWANYLFIVLSSVKIWIKREKVKLSMPPKFQKYCPNVRVILDCTEIALENASSLTLQSETFSNYKNRTTLKGLIGVAPCGLITFISPLYTGCISDKEITKICGILPILEPGDDVMADKGFLIEDLLAEVGAKLIIPPFKHSAQFSKEETAQTQAIARLRIIVERAIARVKSFHIWDSPVPLTLIGSVNQMWLNCCVLSNYQGPFCLEE, from the exons ATGGCAGAGTCCAAAAACAGAAGTTTTTGTTGTGTCCCGGGTTGTTCATGTTGTAACCAAAAACAACCATACCTCTCATTTCACTCATTTCCATCTGACCAAGCAACAAGAAATTTGTGGATTCATGCTGTAAGAAGAGAAGAAGGGCCGAATTTCTCTGTGAGGAAAGGCAACACTTACGTCTGTAGCAGACACTTTGCCAAGGAGGATTACTTCGGTGGAACAACCATCAGTCGCCTTAAAAGTGGTGTTGTCCCAAGCCTGTTCCCTTGGAACAATTTTACAGCACCACTCAAAAGGGAGTCTGTATTTGAAAGGGTGAACAAACGTCAGCTGGTCCCCTCCCAGGCGGATGACAACAGTGCAGCTTCTAAGGCTATTAAAATGGATCACGATTATGTGACACACCCACCCGCAG GAGCACTGGATGAGGCCCTGGGTTACATTGAAGATTTGGAAGCCAGACTGAAGAGAGTAGACCTGCCATCTCCCACCCTCTTCAGCAGATATTGTGCATCAGATGACCAAATCAGATTCTACACTAAATTTCCATCTGAGGGTTTATTTAGAATCTTTTGGGAGTCTATCGCACCATCTGCCTCTCGACTGGTGTACTGGACCAAGGCAAAGAGGATCGGGGATGAAGCCTGTCCTGAACCCAGCCCACCTCGCATCATGCCATTAATTGATGAGTTTTTGATGTACTCTTTCCGGGTTGCTGTGGGCATGAAAGAGCAGCTAATTGCTGACATGTTTAATGTGAGCATTGCCACTGTCAGCAGGGTTACCATCACCTGGGCTAATTATCTTTTTATCGTGTTGTCCTCAGTCAAAATCTGGATCAAAAGGGAAAAGGTCAAATTAAGTATGCCACCGAAATTCCAGAAATACTGTCCTAATGTCAGGGTCATTCTGGATTGCACAGAAATTGCTCTGGAGAACGCCTCATCCTTGACCTTGCAGTCAGAAACCTTTTCCAACTACAAGAACAGAACAACACTGAAAGGCCTCATCGGAGTAGCTCCCTGTGGTTTGATTACATTCATCTCACCTCTTTACACTGGCTGCATTTCAGACAAGGAGATCACCAAAATTTGTGGAATCCTTCCCATACTGGAGCCAGGGGACGATGTTATGGCAGATAAGGGCTTTCTTATTGAAGACCTCCTTGCTGAAGTTGGAGCAAAGCTGATCATTCCACCTTTTAAGCATTCAGCACAATTCAGCAAGGAAGAAACAGCACAAACCCAAGCCATTGCCCGCCTCAGGATTATAGTGGAGAGGGCGATAGCCAGAGTGAAGTCCTTCCACATCTGGGACTCCCCTGTACCACTTACACTGATTGGAAGCGTGAATCAGATGTGGCTCAACTGTTGTGTCCTGTCCAATTATCAGGGACCTTTTTGTCTTGAGgaataa